The following coding sequences are from one Phalacrocorax carbo chromosome 13, bPhaCar2.1, whole genome shotgun sequence window:
- the LOC104049065 gene encoding solute carrier family 22 member 15-like isoform X1, translating to MAVGLEEAFGAAGEFGGGQRRLTACLVLLQVYVACQSMLVVLVGAVPEYHIDQEGIPASRAELAKHIRFVGNFTSIVTEWYLIEQEAYKVSLASSLFFAGLLIGNITFGPLSDKLGRKPVYISGLFFDVVFGYVTALAPNYNIFAVSRFLVGIVNGGMALVSFVLTQEYVGKSFWSFTGSLTNLTFAVGIAVYALFGYCVREWRYLAFVSNTPGVIFFLLSFMLPESPRWLYSQGKTAEAEDVLQYIALGNGKERLNLKLKPTAGTLRKDESAPGILNLVKHPVLRWRTIILMYIWYVCSFVYYGLTLNAGELRGNLYLNVALSGLVEVPAFPLCMFFIEKSWSGRRKTMTCFLVFAGFACIFTMFLPTNAGLFLSPTSLALCGKMMVSAAFNIVYIYTSELYPTVLRNAGLGVCSMSCRFGGILAPFVPSMKSVSPSVPFMVFGISGLSAGFLTLLLPETLNKPIAESIEDLQSPKYQVLKNEEAE from the exons ATGGcggtggggctggaggaggccttcggggcggcgggggagttcggcggcgggcagcggcgccTCACCGcctgcctggtgctgctgcag gTATACGTGGCTTGTCAGTCGATGCTTGTTGTGCTTGTGGGAGCTGTGCCTGAGTATCATATAGACCAAGAAGGAATTCCAGCGAGCAGAGCCGAGCTTGCCAAGCATATCCGCTTTGTGGGCAACTTCACATCTATAGTAACCGAG TGGTACCTAATCGAACAAGAAGCCTACAAAGTGAGCCTTGCATCATCCCTATTTTTTGCTGGACTGCTTATTGGAAATATCACATTTGGCCCTCTGTCAGATAAACTGGGCAGGAAGCCAGTGTATATCTCAG GTCTATTTTTTGATGTCGTTTTTGGGTATGTCACAGCATTAGCTCCAAATTATAACATATTTGCAGTTTCACGTTTTCTTGTTGGAATTGTGAATGGTGGAATGGCTCTTGTATCTTTTGTCCTAACCCAAGAATATGTAGGAAAATCATTTTGGTCATTTACAG GTTCATTAACCAATTTGACATTTGCAGTTGGCATTGCTGTTTACGCTTTATTTGGTTACTGTGTAAGAGAATGGCGCTACCTTGCCTTTGTATCGAATACTCCAGGAGttatcttcttccttctttcttt TATGCTCCCAGAATCACCACGGTGGCTGTATTCCCAAGggaaaacagcagaagctgAAGATGTGTTGCAATATATTGCCCTTGGTAATGGAAAAGAGAGACTGaatctaaaattaaaaccaactgCAGGGACTTTGAGAAAGGATGAATCGGCACCTGGTATCCTAAACTTAGTAAAACATCCAGTCCTTCGGTGGCGAACCATCATACTGATGTACATCTG GTATGTCTGCAGCTTTGTGTACTATGGACTAACTTTAAATGCTGGTGAATTAAGAggaaatttgtatttaaatgtggCTCTTTCTGGTCTTGTAGAAGTTCCAGCATTTCCTCTCTGCATGTTTTTTATTGAGAAATCTTG GTCTGGAAGACGTAAAACTATGACATGTTTTCTGGTATTTGCAGGATTTGCCTGTATATTTACCATGTTTTTACCAACAAATGCTG GTCTGTTCCTCAGTCCCACTTCATTAGCTTTGTGTGGAAAAATGATGGTCAGCGCTGCTTTCAACATCGTGTATATTTACACATCTGAACTATACCCAACAGTACTGAG aaatgctggCTTGGGTGTCTGTTCCATGTCTTGCAGATTTGGGGGCATTTTGGCTCCATTTGTGCCATCTATG aaatctGTTAGTCCTTCTGTACCGTTCATGGTGTTTGGAATCAGTGGACTGTCAGCGGGATTCCTGACTCTGCTTCTGCCAGAAACACTAAACAAGCCAATTGCTGAGAGCATTGAAGATCTCCAGAGTCCCAAATACCAAGTGCTTAAAAATGAGGAGGCAGa GTAA
- the LOC104049065 gene encoding solute carrier family 22 member 15-like isoform X2 — MAVGLEEAFGAAGEFGGGQRRLTACLVLLQVYVACQSMLVVLVGAVPEYHIDQEGIPASRAELAKHIRFVGNFTSIVTEWYLIEQEAYKVSLASSLFFAGLLIGNITFGPLSDKLGRKPVYISGLFFDVVFGYVTALAPNYNIFAVSRFLVGIVNGGMALVSFVLTQEYVGKSFWSFTGSLTNLTFAVGIAVYALFGYCVREWRYLAFVSNTPGVIFFLLSFMLPESPRWLYSQGKTAEAEDVLQYIALGNGKERLNLKLKPTAGTLRKDESAPGILNLVKHPVLRWRTIILMYIWYVCSFVYYGLTLNAGELRGNLYLNVALSGLVEVPAFPLCMFFIEKSWSGRRKTMTCFLVFAGFACIFTMFLPTNAGLFLSPTSLALCGKMMVSAAFNIVYIYTSELYPTVLRNAGLGVCSMSCRFGGILAPFVPSMKSVSPSVPFMVFGISGLSAGFLTLLLPETLNKPIAESIEDLQSPKYQVLKNEEAE, encoded by the exons ATGGcggtggggctggaggaggccttcggggcggcgggggagttcggcggcgggcagcggcgccTCACCGcctgcctggtgctgctgcag gTATACGTGGCTTGTCAGTCGATGCTTGTTGTGCTTGTGGGAGCTGTGCCTGAGTATCATATAGACCAAGAAGGAATTCCAGCGAGCAGAGCCGAGCTTGCCAAGCATATCCGCTTTGTGGGCAACTTCACATCTATAGTAACCGAG TGGTACCTAATCGAACAAGAAGCCTACAAAGTGAGCCTTGCATCATCCCTATTTTTTGCTGGACTGCTTATTGGAAATATCACATTTGGCCCTCTGTCAGATAAACTGGGCAGGAAGCCAGTGTATATCTCAG GTCTATTTTTTGATGTCGTTTTTGGGTATGTCACAGCATTAGCTCCAAATTATAACATATTTGCAGTTTCACGTTTTCTTGTTGGAATTGTGAATGGTGGAATGGCTCTTGTATCTTTTGTCCTAACCCAAGAATATGTAGGAAAATCATTTTGGTCATTTACAG GTTCATTAACCAATTTGACATTTGCAGTTGGCATTGCTGTTTACGCTTTATTTGGTTACTGTGTAAGAGAATGGCGCTACCTTGCCTTTGTATCGAATACTCCAGGAGttatcttcttccttctttcttt TATGCTCCCAGAATCACCACGGTGGCTGTATTCCCAAGggaaaacagcagaagctgAAGATGTGTTGCAATATATTGCCCTTGGTAATGGAAAAGAGAGACTGaatctaaaattaaaaccaactgCAGGGACTTTGAGAAAGGATGAATCGGCACCTGGTATCCTAAACTTAGTAAAACATCCAGTCCTTCGGTGGCGAACCATCATACTGATGTACATCTG GTATGTCTGCAGCTTTGTGTACTATGGACTAACTTTAAATGCTGGTGAATTAAGAggaaatttgtatttaaatgtggCTCTTTCTGGTCTTGTAGAAGTTCCAGCATTTCCTCTCTGCATGTTTTTTATTGAGAAATCTTG GTCTGGAAGACGTAAAACTATGACATGTTTTCTGGTATTTGCAGGATTTGCCTGTATATTTACCATGTTTTTACCAACAAATGCTG GTCTGTTCCTCAGTCCCACTTCATTAGCTTTGTGTGGAAAAATGATGGTCAGCGCTGCTTTCAACATCGTGTATATTTACACATCTGAACTATACCCAACAGTACTGAG aaatgctggCTTGGGTGTCTGTTCCATGTCTTGCAGATTTGGGGGCATTTTGGCTCCATTTGTGCCATCTATG aaatctGTTAGTCCTTCTGTACCGTTCATGGTGTTTGGAATCAGTGGACTGTCAGCGGGATTCCTGACTCTGCTTCTGCCAGAAACACTAAACAAGCCAATTGCTGAGAGCATTGAAGATCTCCAGAGTCCCAAATACCAAGTGCTTAAAAATGAGGAGGCAGagtaa